A region of Maridesulfovibrio sp. DNA encodes the following proteins:
- a CDS encoding ATP-binding cassette domain-containing protein has protein sequence MLKVEKAAKTFNPDSVNEVQALRCVDLQVNAGEFITVIGSNGAGKSTFLNSIAGTFMLSSGSIHIAGKDVTRWPEHKRAANLGRVFQDPLLGTCGSLSIEQNMALALKRGKRRGLGLGVKARDRELFKEQLETLGLGLEDRLEDKVGLLSGGQRQALTMLMATITRPDILLLDEHTAALDPKTGRKILDITDAVVRRDNLTTLMVTHNMNQAINMGGRLIMFHQGMIILDISGKEKKGLKVEDLLDRFYSLRGEDVATDRMLFS, from the coding sequence ATGCTTAAAGTGGAAAAAGCAGCCAAAACCTTTAACCCGGACAGCGTAAATGAAGTGCAGGCCCTGCGCTGTGTAGACCTTCAGGTTAATGCTGGAGAATTCATTACTGTCATCGGCTCCAACGGGGCCGGAAAATCAACTTTTCTCAATTCCATTGCCGGAACCTTCATGCTCAGCAGCGGTAGCATACATATCGCGGGCAAAGACGTAACCAGATGGCCGGAACACAAACGAGCGGCCAATCTGGGACGCGTATTTCAGGACCCTCTGCTGGGGACCTGCGGATCACTTTCCATAGAACAAAACATGGCTCTGGCCCTCAAACGCGGCAAACGTAGAGGGTTAGGGCTGGGCGTGAAAGCCCGTGACCGAGAACTGTTCAAGGAGCAACTGGAGACACTCGGCCTCGGTCTTGAAGACAGGCTGGAAGACAAGGTTGGATTGTTGTCCGGTGGACAAAGGCAGGCGTTAACGATGCTCATGGCTACAATTACAAGGCCAGACATATTATTACTGGACGAGCATACAGCCGCACTTGACCCCAAGACAGGACGCAAAATTCTTGATATAACCGACGCCGTTGTGCGCCGTGACAACCTGACCACGCTTATGGTTACCCATAACATGAATCAGGCAATCAACATGGGCGGTAGATTAATCATGTTCCATCAGGGCATGATAATTCTGGATATTTCCGGGAAGGAAAAGAAGGGACTGAAAGTAGAAGATCTGCTGGATCGGTTCTACTCCCTTCGAGGCGAGGATGTGGCCACGGACAGGATGCTTTTTTCCTGA
- a CDS encoding ABC transporter substrate-binding protein, with amino-acid sequence MKKILLFLVLLFMVTVPVIHSAQTYTVSISQIVEHPSLDAMRDGFKDRLKEAGFDVIYNEHIAQGNQATNIQIANQIKGENPDLVLTITTPSSQAVAQKIKDIPILFTGVTDPVAAGLVKSLMQPGKNISGMTDMSPVLRQVELIKEFMPEVKTIGTIYNAGEANSIVLTNLLKEICKDFGIKVEEASIANSSGVYQAAKSLVGKCEAIYIPLDNTVVSGLEAAIKVCRQNKLPIFSADTDSVKRGTVAALAVDYYRMGLQTADMAARILGGKAKTADMPVETLQNLRLFVNEKAAAQMGVKIPRQVMERADKIIK; translated from the coding sequence ATGAAAAAAATCCTCCTATTTCTCGTACTGCTGTTCATGGTTACGGTCCCCGTAATCCATTCAGCCCAGACTTACACAGTCTCTATTTCACAAATTGTTGAACATCCCTCCCTTGATGCCATGCGGGACGGTTTCAAAGACCGTCTCAAAGAAGCCGGATTCGATGTTATTTACAATGAGCACATAGCTCAGGGAAATCAGGCGACCAATATCCAGATTGCCAACCAGATAAAAGGCGAAAATCCCGATCTGGTGCTGACAATCACCACTCCGTCCTCACAAGCCGTAGCCCAGAAGATCAAGGACATTCCCATATTATTCACCGGCGTAACCGATCCCGTGGCAGCCGGACTTGTGAAAAGTCTCATGCAGCCGGGCAAAAACATTTCCGGTATGACAGACATGAGCCCGGTTCTCCGTCAGGTTGAGCTGATCAAGGAATTCATGCCCGAGGTTAAAACAATCGGTACTATTTACAACGCCGGAGAAGCCAATTCCATTGTGTTGACCAATCTGCTTAAAGAAATCTGTAAAGATTTCGGCATTAAGGTTGAGGAAGCCTCCATTGCAAACTCCAGCGGTGTTTATCAGGCCGCCAAGAGCCTCGTAGGTAAATGTGAAGCTATCTATATCCCGCTGGACAACACTGTTGTTTCCGGGCTGGAAGCAGCCATCAAAGTCTGCCGCCAGAACAAGCTGCCCATTTTTTCGGCAGACACCGATTCCGTGAAACGTGGAACCGTGGCCGCACTGGCTGTCGACTATTACCGCATGGGGTTGCAGACCGCTGACATGGCAGCCCGCATTCTCGGGGGTAAAGCCAAAACAGCAGACATGCCTGTTGAAACTCTTCAGAACCTGCGCCTTTTTGTAAACGAAAAGGCAGCAGCCCAAATGGGTGTAAAAATCCCCAGACAAGTCATGGAACGGGCAGATAAGATCATTAAGTAA
- a CDS encoding divergent polysaccharide deacetylase family protein, whose amino-acid sequence MDQNNPEHNEQPEIPATKPGFRAYLSKPAAIVSLTVAAAASICLIIALLISDSPESNASLQIAENEQPVSVSTQLYEEPMEGDLDDLVKQIDLSLINTLKKSKISMSELRLEDVSLKKHQGRDYHFQQLSFPVSGNKENFVTEIQKGLDATQLNASLHEVAADSWLISINGVPTHKFSIFTPKPMKLEPAPVKLDPNAPKMAIVIDDMGEDLELAKGLAALDAKITFSIWPNSSHVKKTVAIARKSGNEIMVHLPMEPKGYPKVNPGKDALLIQMNADSISRITLAAIAKVPGATGLNNHMGSRFTEFKTGMSVVMTQLHKKHLFFLDSRTTPESAGRKAASKAGVTFYERNIFLDNVKNVGAIKYQLSKAAKIARKRGQAIAIGHPNRETLKAIRQWVAENKGKIRIVPVSSLRPNS is encoded by the coding sequence GTGGATCAGAACAATCCCGAACACAATGAACAACCCGAAATCCCGGCAACAAAGCCGGGATTTCGGGCTTACCTTTCCAAGCCTGCAGCCATTGTCTCCCTGACTGTTGCGGCTGCCGCAAGTATCTGCCTGATAATTGCCCTGCTAATTTCAGATTCTCCGGAAAGCAATGCATCTTTACAGATTGCTGAAAACGAACAACCGGTTTCCGTTTCTACGCAACTTTATGAAGAACCCATGGAAGGAGATCTTGACGATCTGGTTAAGCAGATTGACCTGAGTCTGATCAATACCCTTAAGAAATCCAAAATTTCCATGAGCGAACTGCGACTGGAAGATGTCTCCCTAAAAAAACATCAGGGACGGGATTACCATTTCCAACAGCTCAGCTTTCCTGTTTCAGGTAATAAAGAGAACTTTGTCACTGAGATACAGAAAGGTCTTGATGCCACTCAGCTCAACGCCAGCCTGCATGAGGTCGCTGCAGACAGCTGGCTGATCAGCATCAACGGCGTACCGACCCATAAGTTTTCAATCTTCACTCCGAAGCCGATGAAACTTGAACCTGCTCCGGTTAAACTTGATCCCAATGCCCCTAAAATGGCTATAGTCATTGATGACATGGGCGAGGATCTGGAACTGGCCAAAGGACTGGCTGCGTTAGATGCAAAAATAACCTTTTCCATCTGGCCCAACAGTTCACATGTTAAAAAGACCGTTGCCATTGCCCGGAAAAGCGGAAATGAAATTATGGTCCACCTGCCCATGGAACCCAAGGGCTACCCCAAGGTTAATCCCGGTAAAGATGCTCTTCTGATACAAATGAACGCCGATTCAATCAGCAGGATAACCCTTGCCGCAATCGCAAAAGTGCCCGGAGCAACAGGATTAAACAATCACATGGGTTCCCGCTTTACCGAATTTAAAACCGGCATGAGCGTAGTCATGACCCAATTGCACAAGAAACATCTCTTCTTTCTTGACAGCCGGACCACTCCTGAAAGCGCCGGCCGCAAAGCAGCATCCAAAGCTGGTGTAACCTTTTATGAACGCAATATTTTTCTTGATAACGTAAAAAATGTCGGTGCCATTAAATACCAGCTTTCAAAAGCCGCTAAAATCGCCCGCAAACGAGGACAAGCAATTGCAATAGGACATCCGAATCGAGAGACACTCAAAGCCATCCGCCAATGGGTTGCCGAGAACAAGGGCAAAATAAGAATTGTTCCCGTAAGTTCGTTGCGCCCCAACAGCTAA
- the ndk gene encoding nucleoside-diphosphate kinase, with the protein MSELTFSIIKPDAVKAGKIGDILKMISDAGLKIKATKMIHMTQTQAEGFYAVHKERPFFGELVEFMISGPCVVSVLEGEDAIKRYRDLMGATNPNEAAEGTIRKAFGAGIEANACHGSDAPETAAIEVPYFFSNLEMVN; encoded by the coding sequence ATGAGCGAACTTACTTTTTCCATCATCAAACCTGATGCAGTTAAAGCCGGCAAAATCGGCGACATCCTGAAAATGATCTCCGATGCAGGTCTTAAGATCAAGGCAACCAAGATGATCCACATGACTCAGACACAGGCTGAAGGTTTCTACGCTGTTCACAAAGAGCGTCCCTTCTTCGGCGAACTGGTCGAGTTCATGATTTCCGGTCCCTGTGTGGTTTCCGTTCTTGAAGGCGAAGACGCTATCAAACGTTACCGTGACCTCATGGGCGCCACTAACCCCAATGAAGCAGCAGAAGGCACCATCCGCAAGGCTTTCGGCGCTGGAATCGAAGCTAATGCTTGCCATGGCTCCGATGCTCCTGAAACCGCAGCCATCGAAGTACCTTACTTCTTCAGCAACCTCGAAATGGTAAACTAA
- a CDS encoding S41 family peptidase, with the protein MRKTLWMIAIVSLFAISVAPETTQAVNEDRFEPLRRFSQVLDLVEHNYVKDISRKELVDDAVKGMLEQLDPHSTFLSTDDFKEMQESTSGEFSGIGIEISMEKGRLTVISPIEDTPAYKAGLKAGDIILEINGESTQSISLMEAVGKIRGKRGTDVILTILHKDANKPEKVTITRDTIPIISAKSQELEDGILYLRLTRFNENTTREMHKALREYKKKHTLKGVVLDLRNNPGGLLTQAVSVADTFLNDGLIVYIEGRSKASRKDFMAAEQATDVNVPIVTLINAGSASASEIVAGALKDHDRALLLGERTFGKGSVQTIIPMADGSGIKLTTALYYTPSGRSIQAEGIDPDIVYPFVPPVEDKDNDDRFILREKDLSRHLENNGKDKKKNNTRDDKAKKMLDRDNQLRLALQMVKQLPRLKEIK; encoded by the coding sequence ATGAGAAAAACATTGTGGATGATAGCGATCGTCTCCCTTTTCGCAATCTCCGTTGCACCGGAAACCACACAAGCCGTTAATGAAGATCGCTTTGAACCCCTACGGAGATTTTCGCAGGTTCTTGATCTGGTTGAACACAATTACGTTAAAGACATCTCCCGCAAAGAACTTGTTGATGACGCTGTAAAGGGCATGCTCGAGCAGCTTGACCCGCACTCTACTTTTCTTTCCACTGATGATTTCAAGGAAATGCAGGAATCAACCAGCGGAGAATTCAGCGGTATCGGTATTGAAATCAGCATGGAAAAGGGACGGTTGACCGTAATTTCCCCCATTGAGGACACCCCGGCCTACAAAGCAGGTCTTAAGGCCGGCGACATCATCCTTGAAATCAACGGTGAATCCACCCAGTCCATTTCGCTTATGGAAGCTGTCGGTAAAATCAGGGGCAAACGCGGTACGGATGTAATCCTGACCATCCTGCACAAAGATGCCAACAAGCCTGAAAAGGTAACAATTACCCGTGATACCATCCCCATCATCAGTGCAAAAAGTCAGGAACTGGAAGACGGAATTCTTTACCTGCGACTGACAAGATTTAACGAAAACACAACTCGTGAAATGCATAAGGCCCTGCGCGAATACAAGAAGAAGCACACTCTCAAAGGAGTGGTTCTCGACCTGCGCAACAACCCCGGAGGACTGCTGACACAGGCCGTATCTGTAGCAGACACCTTCCTCAACGACGGACTGATCGTCTACATTGAAGGCCGCAGCAAAGCCAGCCGCAAGGATTTCATGGCTGCCGAGCAGGCCACAGACGTAAACGTACCCATCGTAACCTTGATCAACGCAGGCTCTGCATCCGCTTCCGAAATCGTAGCCGGAGCACTCAAAGATCATGACCGGGCACTGTTGCTCGGGGAACGCACCTTCGGTAAAGGCTCTGTACAAACCATCATTCCCATGGCTGACGGTTCCGGCATCAAGCTGACCACCGCCCTGTACTATACCCCAAGCGGCCGTTCAATTCAGGCTGAAGGAATTGATCCGGATATTGTGTATCCCTTTGTCCCACCGGTTGAGGATAAAGATAATGACGACCGTTTCATCCTGCGCGAAAAAGACCTTAGCCGTCACCTTGAAAATAACGGCAAGGACAAGAAAAAGAATAATACCAGAGATGACAAAGCCAAAAAAATGCTTGATAGAGATAACCAGCTCAGACTGGCCCTGCAGATGGTAAAACAGCTTCCGCGCCTGAAAGAAATCAAGTAA
- a CDS encoding ABC transporter permease subunit, protein MISLYAFMGAIEQGSAFGLMVLGVYLTFRVLDFPDLTVDGSLPLGAAVSAVAISNGYHPLIGMAMALAAGFIAGAVTGILNTKFKILHLLASILTMISLYSINIRIMGRPNMTLLGEDTLIDQFIELSGLAPHYSTPILFALISGVALLTLIWFLKTSFGLAMLATGDNPKMITSLGVNRDMMIIFGVGLSNGMVALSGALVAQNQGAADVNMGIGTIIAGLASVIIGETLFGKPNVTRAMLSALLGSVVYRIAIALALGVRFGDFAFTPSDLNLVTAALVVVALVSPQIKSGLLKRRAA, encoded by the coding sequence ATGATTAGTCTTTATGCTTTCATGGGGGCCATTGAACAAGGTTCTGCCTTTGGTTTGATGGTTTTAGGTGTATATCTCACGTTCCGGGTACTCGACTTTCCCGACCTCACGGTGGACGGAAGCCTGCCCTTAGGAGCTGCGGTCTCGGCAGTGGCAATCAGCAACGGCTATCACCCACTCATAGGAATGGCGATGGCTCTAGCAGCAGGGTTTATTGCCGGAGCGGTTACCGGAATCCTGAACACCAAATTCAAGATACTGCACCTGCTGGCCTCAATCCTGACCATGATTTCCCTTTACTCCATAAATATCCGCATCATGGGCAGGCCGAACATGACCCTGCTCGGAGAAGACACCCTCATTGACCAGTTCATTGAATTGAGCGGACTTGCACCCCACTATTCCACCCCTATACTTTTCGCGCTTATTTCCGGGGTGGCTCTGCTGACCCTGATCTGGTTTTTGAAAACATCCTTCGGGCTGGCAATGCTCGCCACTGGAGATAACCCAAAAATGATCACCAGCCTTGGCGTTAACCGGGATATGATGATCATATTCGGAGTAGGTCTCTCAAACGGCATGGTGGCGCTTTCCGGCGCTCTGGTAGCCCAGAACCAGGGAGCCGCAGATGTGAACATGGGTATCGGAACCATTATTGCCGGACTGGCTTCGGTCATCATCGGGGAAACTCTTTTCGGCAAACCCAACGTAACACGGGCCATGCTTTCCGCCCTGCTGGGATCTGTGGTATACCGCATCGCCATAGCACTGGCACTGGGGGTTCGTTTCGGTGATTTTGCCTTCACTCCCAGCGACCTGAACCTTGTCACCGCCGCACTGGTGGTTGTGGCACTGGTCTCCCCGCAAATTAAGTCAGGACTGCTCAAAAGGAGGGCTGCATAA